In Terriglobia bacterium, one DNA window encodes the following:
- a CDS encoding HEAT repeat domain-containing protein, which produces MDKTPPRKGCRYSEELIQDCLLIMESGDIEDLFEIIPRIGVLRDLRFHEPLIRMLSQKDTKRGEFAAYAMGAMGNHEFLDPLKQAFLEAQKMKGFGAHDFLIAVIEAIGALGDDAAVDFFLPILDSSDPTAQLRMLKWIVESLGAIAQQGGVRSLQALLALTQHRNPELCAQALSELAVAYWHRPNEIEEATLNRIYELTMDKRAAVAESAVAALQSLADVGCRRAEKLFSK; this is translated from the coding sequence TTGGATAAGACGCCTCCCAGAAAGGGCTGCCGCTACTCTGAAGAACTCATCCAGGATTGCCTCCTGATCATGGAGTCAGGGGACATCGAGGATCTGTTCGAGATCATTCCGCGCATCGGCGTGCTGCGCGATCTGCGATTTCACGAACCTCTCATCCGCATGCTTTCTCAGAAGGATACCAAGCGCGGCGAATTTGCCGCCTATGCCATGGGTGCCATGGGGAATCACGAGTTCCTCGATCCACTGAAGCAGGCATTCCTGGAAGCCCAGAAGATGAAGGGTTTTGGAGCCCATGACTTCCTGATCGCCGTCATCGAGGCTATCGGGGCGCTCGGCGATGATGCGGCTGTGGATTTCTTCCTCCCGATCCTTGACAGCAGCGATCCCACAGCGCAGCTGCGGATGCTGAAGTGGATCGTCGAATCGCTCGGAGCGATTGCCCAGCAAGGGGGCGTCCGATCGCTCCAGGCTTTGCTGGCCTTGACGCAGCACCGCAATCCGGAGCTTTGCGCCCAGGCTTTGTCAGAGCTGGCTGTCGCCTACTGGCACAGGCCGAACGAAATCGAGGAGGCGACTCTGAATCGCATCTATGAGTTGACGATGGATAAGCGCGCGGCGGTCGCGGAGTCTGCCGTGGCCGCCCTGCAGAGTCTCGCCGACGTCGGTTGCCGGCGGGCTGAAAAACTCTTCTCGAAATAA
- a CDS encoding tetratricopeptide repeat protein has translation MCSPFRKLGLLLFLLLTFGLLLTPATFAQNRGFGGKVTNDKGEPVVNAKIIISGVSSKRVYETKTDKKGQWVWMNLQLGLYWIVARADGYDPGVVQKDAAIGLTNVDLKLTPGNPNVKLQFEMTPEEIEKAKQERAKSDQQAKMIGEIKSFFDAGRAAAEGGNYAGAIEQFKKALEKAPEQPTVLANLADAYFKNNQNQESVDAYQKAIAANPTDAALLTNLGVVLGKMGKTAESKDAFQKAANLDPANAAQNFYNLGATLVNSGQPKEAAEAFRQAIKADPNYGEAYYQLGLCLSGDAATMSEAIQMLQQYIKIGKDANNVEVAKQLIQALKK, from the coding sequence ATGTGCAGCCCGTTTCGTAAGCTTGGCCTGCTTTTGTTTCTTTTACTCACTTTTGGTCTCCTATTAACCCCGGCAACTTTCGCACAGAATCGTGGGTTCGGCGGCAAGGTGACCAACGACAAGGGCGAGCCCGTCGTAAACGCCAAAATCATCATCTCTGGAGTCAGCAGCAAGAGGGTGTACGAAACTAAGACAGACAAGAAAGGGCAATGGGTGTGGATGAACCTCCAGCTCGGCTTATATTGGATCGTTGCCCGGGCGGATGGCTATGATCCGGGCGTAGTGCAAAAGGACGCGGCCATAGGTCTTACCAACGTTGATCTCAAGTTAACTCCCGGCAATCCCAATGTGAAGCTGCAGTTCGAGATGACTCCTGAAGAAATCGAGAAGGCCAAGCAGGAACGGGCCAAGTCCGATCAACAAGCCAAGATGATCGGCGAGATCAAGTCGTTTTTTGACGCAGGGCGGGCTGCAGCGGAGGGAGGCAATTATGCCGGGGCCATCGAGCAATTCAAAAAGGCTCTGGAAAAGGCCCCGGAGCAGCCCACCGTTCTGGCCAATCTTGCGGATGCATATTTCAAGAACAACCAGAACCAGGAATCGGTGGATGCATACCAGAAGGCCATCGCTGCCAATCCGACCGATGCTGCGCTGTTGACCAACCTGGGCGTGGTTCTCGGCAAGATGGGTAAAACCGCCGAGTCAAAGGATGCCTTTCAAAAGGCTGCTAACCTGGATCCTGCGAATGCGGCCCAGAACTTCTATAACCTGGGTGCCACGCTGGTAAACAGCGGGCAGCCCAAAGAGGCAGCGGAGGCATTCCGGCAGGCCATCAAAGCCGACCCTAACTACGGAGAGGCCTACTATCAGCTGGGCCTGTGCCTGTCAGGCGATGCGGCCACCATGTCGGAGGCGATCCAGATGTTGCAGCAGTACATCAAGATCGGGAAGGATGCGAATAATGTTGAGGTAGCCAAACAACTGATCCAGGCGTTGAAAAAGTGA
- a CDS encoding ATP-dependent DNA helicase gives MISPDELSDILGPTGQIARTHPNYEFRPGQIRMAQAVAEAIDARRHLCVEAGTGTGKTLAYLLPCIFSSKRVIISTGTKNLQEQIFFKDLPFLEKALGRKLSVCYLKGRSNYLCLKKLAEIDEEGYLFSRHDPEYLETIREWARLTETGDRAELKELPDDFVLWHHLDARRETCTGQKCPDFDACFVTRVRQRALESDVVVVNHHLFFADLALRQGDFGSVLPDYSVVIFDEAHELEDIVTQYFGITVSSYRLDEFARDTARTLAETGSTSTFVQDQVAKLSVCSGEFFGAFRGREGRFSLRELGGGLEIRRGPQGEDPPGEPYRRLLSQLALIEKGLAGLPTQSDAVDSLCRRCQELNDELIAILESDSTEHVYWYEVRGRGVYLWASPIRVSSILADRLFSRVETAVLTSATLSTGGNFQFIRSRLGLSECQELILESHFDFSRQAILYVPREIPEPREEGWAARACVELERILGASRGRAFVLFTSHAQMAMIYRSLQTRLPYPMLIQGEKSRSGLLEEFRKTPNAVLFATSSFWQGVDVQGEQLSCVVIDKLPFSVPSDPVVAARIRHLNETGGNAFYDYQIPEAIILLKQGLGRLIRSRSDRGILALLDKRIMTRSYGRNFLRSLPPAPLTHDFAELRNFLGRE, from the coding sequence ATGATCTCACCTGATGAGCTGAGCGACATCCTGGGCCCGACGGGGCAGATCGCGCGCACGCACCCGAACTACGAATTCCGCCCCGGGCAGATCCGGATGGCGCAGGCGGTCGCTGAGGCCATCGATGCGCGCCGTCACCTCTGTGTGGAAGCCGGCACCGGGACTGGAAAGACGCTTGCCTACCTCCTGCCATGCATATTCAGCAGCAAGCGCGTCATTATTTCGACGGGAACGAAAAACCTGCAGGAACAGATCTTCTTCAAGGATCTTCCCTTCCTCGAAAAAGCACTGGGTCGAAAGCTCTCCGTCTGCTACCTCAAAGGGAGAAGCAACTACCTGTGCCTCAAGAAGCTCGCGGAAATCGACGAGGAGGGCTACCTGTTTTCCCGGCACGATCCGGAATACCTGGAAACGATCAGGGAATGGGCGCGGCTGACCGAAACCGGTGACCGGGCGGAGCTGAAAGAGCTGCCGGACGATTTTGTCCTCTGGCACCATCTGGATGCGCGCCGCGAGACCTGCACGGGCCAGAAATGCCCTGACTTCGATGCCTGCTTTGTCACCAGGGTGCGCCAGCGCGCGCTGGAATCGGATGTCGTGGTGGTGAACCACCACCTCTTTTTTGCCGATCTTGCGCTGCGCCAGGGGGATTTCGGATCCGTCCTCCCGGATTACTCCGTGGTAATTTTCGATGAAGCGCACGAACTCGAAGATATCGTCACACAATACTTTGGAATCACGGTCAGCAGCTACCGCCTTGACGAATTCGCGCGCGACACTGCGCGTACGCTGGCAGAAACGGGGTCCACCTCCACCTTTGTCCAGGACCAGGTTGCGAAGCTTTCGGTCTGCTCCGGCGAATTCTTCGGTGCTTTTCGCGGCAGGGAAGGTCGTTTTTCCCTGCGGGAGCTGGGTGGCGGGCTGGAAATACGCCGCGGGCCGCAGGGAGAGGATCCGCCGGGTGAGCCTTACCGCAGGCTGCTCTCCCAGCTGGCGCTGATCGAAAAGGGGCTGGCGGGCCTGCCTACGCAGAGTGATGCCGTCGATTCTCTGTGCCGGCGCTGCCAGGAACTGAATGATGAGCTGATTGCAATATTGGAATCTGATTCAACCGAACACGTCTACTGGTACGAAGTGCGCGGACGCGGTGTTTATTTGTGGGCTTCTCCGATCCGCGTCTCCTCCATACTGGCAGATCGCCTTTTCTCCCGGGTCGAGACTGCCGTCCTGACATCGGCGACCCTTTCGACCGGAGGCAACTTTCAATTCATCCGCTCCCGCCTCGGGCTGAGTGAATGCCAGGAGCTGATTCTGGAATCGCATTTTGATTTCTCGCGTCAAGCCATCCTCTATGTGCCACGCGAGATCCCGGAACCTCGCGAGGAGGGTTGGGCCGCCCGGGCATGTGTGGAGTTGGAACGGATTCTCGGGGCCAGCCGCGGCCGTGCCTTTGTGCTGTTCACCAGCCATGCTCAGATGGCCATGATCTATCGCTCTCTGCAGACGCGACTGCCCTACCCCATGCTGATTCAGGGAGAGAAGAGCAGGAGCGGCCTGCTCGAGGAGTTCCGGAAAACACCCAACGCGGTGTTGTTCGCCACCTCCAGTTTCTGGCAGGGGGTGGACGTTCAGGGCGAGCAGTTAAGCTGTGTAGTGATCGACAAGCTCCCGTTTTCCGTACCCAGTGATCCGGTTGTCGCAGCGCGTATCCGGCATTTGAATGAAACCGGAGGCAATGCCTTCTACGACTACCAGATCCCGGAAGCCATTATCCTCTTGAAGCAAGGGCTCGGGAGGCTGATTCGCAGCCGGTCTGATCGGGGGATTCTGGCCCTGCTGGACAAGAGGATCATGACCAGAAGCTATGGCCGCAACTTCTTGCGGAGCCTTCCGCCGGCCCCTCTGACACATGATTTCGCGGAGTTGCGCAACTTTCTGGGCCGTGAATGA
- a CDS encoding serine hydroxymethyltransferase: protein MKTLSDVDPAVASAIASETHRQNQTLELIASENFVSEAILEAAGSVFTNKYAEGYPGKRYYGGCEFADQVETLVIERAKKLFGAEHVNAQLHSGTQANIAVFMAACKHGDTILGMSLAHGGHLTHGHPLNFSGKMYQVTSYGVRSDTELLDYDEIARLAEEHKPRIIVCGASAYPRIWDYRRIAEIAHSVGALTLADIAHVAGPVAAGLHPSPFPHADFVTTSTHKTLRGPRGGLIMCREQFAKDLDRAVFPGVQGGPLVHVIAAKAVCLQEALQPAFVRYQRQVLANAKTLAQTLLDEGFRLVSGGTDNHLMLVEVVSKGITGKEAEQALERANVTVNKNVIPFDTRPLTVTSGIRVGTPAVTTRGMKEEEMRVIGRLIGRVLRAPADSSVLSRAREEVIALTKKFPLYQERLAALEKS, encoded by the coding sequence ATGAAAACACTATCCGATGTGGATCCTGCAGTTGCTTCAGCAATCGCATCCGAGACACACAGGCAGAACCAGACGTTGGAGCTCATCGCCTCCGAGAATTTTGTCAGCGAAGCCATTCTTGAGGCGGCGGGCTCGGTCTTCACCAACAAGTACGCCGAAGGGTATCCGGGGAAACGCTACTACGGAGGCTGCGAATTTGCCGATCAGGTCGAAACCCTCGTGATAGAAAGGGCCAAGAAACTGTTTGGCGCGGAGCACGTCAACGCTCAACTTCATTCGGGGACCCAGGCCAACATTGCCGTCTTCATGGCAGCCTGTAAGCACGGCGACACCATCCTCGGCATGAGCCTTGCGCACGGCGGGCATCTGACCCACGGGCATCCCCTCAATTTTTCGGGCAAGATGTACCAAGTTACCTCCTACGGCGTGCGCAGCGACACCGAGCTTCTTGATTACGACGAAATCGCCCGCTTGGCCGAGGAGCATAAGCCTCGTATCATCGTGTGCGGCGCGAGCGCTTATCCCCGCATCTGGGACTACCGCCGCATTGCAGAAATCGCTCACTCGGTCGGCGCCCTTACGCTCGCCGACATCGCCCACGTCGCAGGGCCCGTGGCTGCGGGCCTGCATCCCAGTCCCTTTCCCCACGCGGACTTCGTGACCACATCCACACACAAGACGCTGCGCGGCCCGCGCGGCGGCCTCATCATGTGCCGGGAGCAGTTTGCCAAGGACCTTGATAGGGCTGTGTTTCCCGGCGTGCAGGGGGGACCGCTGGTTCACGTGATCGCCGCCAAGGCCGTTTGTCTTCAAGAGGCGTTGCAGCCTGCCTTCGTTCGATATCAACGCCAGGTTCTCGCCAATGCCAAAACGCTGGCTCAGACTCTTCTGGACGAAGGTTTCCGACTAGTGTCCGGCGGCACGGACAACCATTTGATGCTGGTGGAAGTCGTCAGCAAAGGCATTACCGGCAAGGAGGCCGAGCAGGCACTTGAGAGAGCGAACGTCACCGTCAACAAGAACGTCATCCCCTTCGATACCCGGCCCCTGACCGTGACGAGCGGCATTCGCGTCGGGACCCCTGCGGTTACGACCCGCGGGATGAAAGAGGAAGAGATGAGGGTGATCGGACGCCTGATCGGCCGCGTGCTGCGTGCGCCGGCCGATAGCAGCGTACTGAGCCGGGCCCGTGAGGAGGTCATCGCACTCACCAAGAAGTTCCCGCTTTACCAGGAGAGGCTGGCTGCACTCGAGAAAAGCTGA
- a CDS encoding proline--tRNA ligase, protein MRWSKIFIPTLRDNPADAEFPSHQLLIRGGFIRQLAAGIYSFLPLGQRTMLRIANIIRAELDAAGAQEFFLPALHPADLWQETGRWSDMGENMFRLKDRANRDLCLGMTHEEIFTDIARKEIRSYKDLPQIWYQIQMKFRDEARPKSGLLRLRQFIMKDSYSFDVDQEGLDRSYSLHHDVYCRIFTRCGLKFVDVEASSGAMGGSQSQEFMVRTEAGEDFVATCECGYAANLERASSKIARITDPPAAGVPHEVHTPGQKTIAEIAGFLKVPPTHQIKSLVYMVNDRPYVFLLRGDHQLNESKVMAALGTFQARPAHPEEIRAAFGADAGSLGPVGVNNMPVYADLELQGRQNLTCGANKNDYHLQGVTPGVHFQPVWADLRTVEKGEGCIQCGRPLDVYRAAEVGHIFKLGTKYSQSMGAMVLTADGKQTPIVMGSYGIGVERIMTSAIELFHDADGIIWPVSIAPFTVIITPVNYKGDMQAAADKLYGELRAAGIDVLLDDRAERPGVKFKDADLIGIPFRVVLGPEKLKQGKAELFTRATRKTELIDLAEIVSRLKNLCAETL, encoded by the coding sequence ATGCGCTGGTCAAAGATCTTCATCCCGACTCTGCGGGACAATCCTGCGGACGCGGAGTTCCCTTCCCACCAACTGCTGATTCGCGGCGGCTTCATCCGTCAGCTTGCAGCGGGGATTTACTCCTTCCTCCCGCTGGGGCAGCGCACCATGCTCCGGATCGCAAACATCATCCGCGCAGAGTTGGACGCCGCCGGTGCGCAGGAGTTCTTCCTGCCCGCGCTTCATCCGGCGGACCTCTGGCAGGAAACCGGGCGCTGGAGCGACATGGGCGAAAACATGTTCCGCCTGAAGGATCGCGCCAATCGTGATCTCTGCCTGGGCATGACCCACGAGGAGATTTTCACGGACATCGCCCGCAAGGAGATCCGATCCTACAAGGACCTGCCGCAGATCTGGTATCAGATTCAGATGAAGTTTCGCGATGAAGCCCGCCCCAAATCAGGCCTTCTGAGGCTGCGCCAGTTCATCATGAAGGATTCCTATTCCTTCGACGTCGACCAGGAGGGGCTGGACCGGAGCTACAGCCTGCATCACGACGTGTACTGCCGCATCTTCACACGCTGCGGCCTGAAGTTCGTGGACGTCGAAGCCAGTTCGGGCGCCATGGGGGGGAGCCAGTCGCAGGAATTCATGGTTCGGACAGAGGCGGGGGAGGATTTTGTCGCCACCTGCGAGTGCGGCTACGCCGCCAACCTCGAGCGCGCCTCCTCGAAGATTGCCAGGATCACCGACCCGCCCGCCGCCGGGGTGCCGCACGAGGTCCATACGCCGGGCCAGAAGACGATTGCCGAGATAGCCGGTTTCCTCAAGGTTCCACCCACCCACCAGATCAAGTCGCTGGTGTATATGGTCAATGACCGCCCTTACGTGTTTTTGCTCCGCGGCGATCATCAGCTGAACGAATCCAAAGTCATGGCTGCACTGGGCACTTTTCAGGCGCGCCCCGCCCATCCCGAAGAAATCCGAGCTGCCTTCGGTGCCGATGCCGGCAGCCTTGGGCCCGTAGGCGTAAACAACATGCCGGTCTATGCCGACCTGGAGCTGCAGGGTCGCCAGAACCTCACCTGCGGAGCCAACAAAAACGACTATCACCTTCAGGGCGTCACACCCGGTGTTCATTTCCAGCCGGTCTGGGCAGACCTCAGGACCGTCGAAAAGGGTGAGGGCTGCATCCAGTGCGGCCGCCCGCTCGACGTGTACCGGGCAGCAGAAGTGGGCCACATTTTCAAGCTGGGCACAAAGTACTCGCAAAGCATGGGTGCCATGGTTCTCACGGCTGATGGGAAGCAGACTCCGATTGTCATGGGAAGCTACGGCATCGGCGTGGAACGCATCATGACCTCCGCCATCGAGCTCTTCCACGATGCCGATGGCATCATCTGGCCCGTCTCGATCGCGCCGTTTACCGTAATCATCACGCCGGTCAACTACAAGGGCGACATGCAGGCGGCAGCCGATAAGCTGTATGGTGAGTTGCGCGCCGCCGGCATCGATGTGCTGCTCGATGACCGCGCCGAGCGCCCCGGCGTGAAGTTCAAAGACGCCGACCTGATCGGAATCCCGTTCCGGGTCGTACTCGGGCCGGAGAAACTCAAACAGGGCAAGGCGGAGCTGTTCACGCGGGCGACCAGGAAAACCGAACTCATCGATCTCGCAGAAATCGTCTCCCGGCTGAAAAACCTCTGCGCCGAAACGCTTTGA
- the xerC gene encoding tyrosine recombinase XerC, with the protein MSLTLASWIEQYLAHLRYERDASPHTLRNYASDLYQFHHYLTHTPAGESRPEPELEQIDNLTIREFLGVLYQRQNRKSSVARKLAALRSFMKYLAGQGVIPTNPGKNVASPRQEKRLPEYLTTDAVAELLEAPCESTRLGLRDQAIFELFYATGIRVSELVGLDREGLDLDGGLIRVLGKGRKERIVPFGRKAAEALRAYIEVRGELCAKERKTGAAPAGDAVFLNFRGERLTTRGVAGIVDRHVVRLAQRLRVHPHTLRHTFATHMLNAGADLRSIQELLGHESLSTTQKYTHVSTEQLVRVYRSCHPRAKKS; encoded by the coding sequence ATGAGTCTGACGCTGGCCTCCTGGATTGAGCAGTATCTGGCTCACCTTCGTTATGAGCGGGATGCTTCTCCGCATACTCTGCGCAACTATGCTTCCGACCTGTATCAGTTCCATCATTACCTGACGCACACGCCTGCCGGAGAGTCGCGGCCGGAACCTGAACTGGAGCAGATCGACAACCTGACGATCCGCGAATTCCTGGGAGTGCTTTATCAGCGGCAGAACCGGAAGTCGTCGGTCGCACGGAAGCTGGCCGCGCTCCGTTCCTTCATGAAGTATCTCGCGGGCCAGGGTGTCATCCCGACCAACCCCGGCAAGAATGTCGCCTCACCCAGGCAGGAGAAGCGCCTTCCCGAGTATCTGACGACCGATGCGGTTGCCGAACTCCTCGAGGCGCCCTGTGAGAGCACCAGGCTGGGTTTGCGCGACCAGGCGATTTTCGAACTCTTCTATGCGACCGGAATCCGCGTGAGCGAGCTGGTGGGCCTCGACAGGGAAGGCCTTGACCTCGATGGAGGGCTTATCCGCGTGCTTGGGAAGGGGCGCAAGGAACGCATCGTTCCTTTCGGCCGAAAGGCCGCCGAGGCGCTCCGGGCCTACATCGAAGTGCGCGGCGAGCTCTGCGCGAAGGAGAGGAAAACCGGTGCGGCACCGGCGGGCGATGCGGTTTTTCTCAACTTCCGCGGGGAGCGGCTGACGACCAGGGGAGTAGCCGGCATCGTCGATCGGCATGTGGTACGGCTGGCTCAGAGACTGCGCGTGCACCCGCACACCTTGCGCCACACCTTCGCCACCCACATGCTCAACGCCGGTGCGGATCTGCGTTCCATCCAGGAGCTTCTAGGCCACGAGAGCCTTTCTACAACGCAGAAGTACACCCATGTTTCGACCGAACAGTTGGTGCGTGTCTACCGGTCGTGCCATCCCCGCGCCAAAAAATCCTGA
- the trmFO gene encoding methylenetetrahydrofolate--tRNA-(uracil(54)-C(5))-methyltransferase (FADH(2)-oxidizing) TrmFO, giving the protein MRPDVTIIGGGLAGAEAAWQVARSGLQACLHEMRPAVLTPAHKSGEFAELVCSNSLKSNLPGTAPFLLKEELRRLGSLLMRVADEVCVPAGHALAVDRELFSRRVTEEILNSPRIQITRAEVTSLPAEGITIVATGPLTSPSLLRAIAGFAGTGHLYFYDAISPIVDAATVDETRLFAASRYGKGGEDYLNAAMTQMEYRRFYEALIAAESVPVREFERALYFEGCLPIEELARRGIDTLRFGPMKPVGLTDPRTNRRPYAVVQLRQENLMADSYNLVGFQNHLRFPEQQRVFRLIPGLENAEFLRFGQIHRNTYLSAPALLNATLQTRKRPDLFFAGQICGVEGYVESIATGLLAGINATRLARAKEAVAAPRSTACGSLLHYISHAAPDGFQPANISFGLLPEPVGEIRKVRDRKQRHQMQVAGALKTMDLWIESLESQAPDLRPLPSDREQGGRSPGDFGF; this is encoded by the coding sequence ATGAGACCGGATGTGACGATCATCGGCGGGGGGCTGGCGGGAGCAGAGGCCGCCTGGCAGGTCGCTCGCAGCGGGCTTCAGGCTTGTCTGCACGAGATGCGCCCCGCGGTCCTGACTCCGGCCCATAAGTCCGGAGAATTCGCGGAACTGGTCTGCAGCAACTCTTTGAAGTCGAATCTCCCCGGAACCGCGCCGTTCCTGCTGAAAGAAGAATTGCGGCGTCTTGGCAGCCTGCTCATGCGCGTTGCGGATGAGGTATGCGTTCCGGCCGGTCATGCGCTGGCGGTGGATCGTGAACTGTTCTCCCGCAGGGTTACCGAGGAGATCCTGAACTCGCCCCGCATCCAGATCACGCGCGCGGAGGTCACATCTCTCCCTGCTGAAGGAATCACTATTGTGGCCACGGGCCCTCTGACCTCCCCCTCGCTATTGCGGGCCATCGCCGGATTTGCCGGCACCGGCCACCTCTATTTCTATGACGCGATATCGCCGATCGTCGATGCGGCAACGGTCGATGAGACCAGGCTGTTTGCAGCCTCGCGCTATGGCAAGGGCGGTGAAGACTACCTTAATGCGGCTATGACCCAGATGGAGTACCGTCGCTTCTATGAAGCCCTGATCGCAGCCGAATCGGTCCCCGTGCGCGAGTTCGAAAGGGCTCTCTATTTCGAGGGTTGCCTGCCGATCGAGGAACTGGCCCGCCGAGGCATCGATACCCTGCGCTTCGGGCCCATGAAGCCGGTGGGGCTGACCGATCCGCGCACCAACCGCCGCCCCTATGCGGTCGTGCAGCTGCGCCAGGAAAACCTCATGGCAGACAGCTATAATCTGGTCGGGTTTCAAAACCACCTGCGATTTCCGGAACAGCAGCGGGTCTTCCGCCTCATTCCGGGGCTCGAGAATGCAGAGTTTCTCCGGTTCGGCCAGATTCACCGGAACACCTACCTGTCCGCCCCTGCACTGCTGAACGCGACGCTCCAGACGCGGAAGCGGCCCGACCTGTTCTTCGCGGGACAAATCTGCGGCGTGGAAGGCTATGTCGAATCGATAGCGACAGGCTTGCTTGCCGGGATCAACGCCACCCGCCTGGCACGCGCAAAGGAGGCCGTCGCGGCGCCGCGCTCGACCGCGTGCGGCAGTCTTCTGCACTACATCAGTCATGCGGCGCCCGATGGCTTTCAGCCGGCCAACATCAGCTTCGGGTTGCTGCCCGAACCTGTCGGAGAGATCAGAAAGGTACGCGACCGGAAGCAGCGCCACCAAATGCAGGTGGCGGGCGCACTCAAGACGATGGACCTATGGATCGAGTCCCTGGAATCGCAGGCTCCCGACCTCCGCCCTCTGCCCTCCGACCGGGAGCAGGGGGGCAGAAGCCCCGGGGATTTTGGATTTTAG
- the msrB gene encoding peptide-methionine (R)-S-oxide reductase MsrB, with protein MAGKITKSEAEWKKELTPEQYEVTRRKQTERPFTGAYWNTRDKGVYKCVACGADLFDSDTKFDAGCGWPSFSAPTDPENVETAPDDSHSMHRVEVVCSRCESHLGHVFEDGPGPTGLRYCINSAALKFTPDKASDE; from the coding sequence ATGGCCGGAAAGATCACCAAGAGCGAGGCCGAATGGAAAAAGGAACTGACCCCGGAGCAATATGAGGTGACGCGACGGAAGCAGACCGAGAGACCGTTCACCGGCGCCTATTGGAACACCCGCGACAAAGGTGTCTACAAATGCGTTGCCTGCGGCGCCGACTTGTTCGACTCGGACACCAAGTTCGACGCCGGCTGCGGCTGGCCGAGCTTTTCGGCTCCGACGGATCCTGAAAACGTCGAGACCGCGCCCGACGACAGTCATTCCATGCACCGGGTGGAAGTGGTATGCAGCCGCTGCGAGAGCCACCTCGGCCATGTGTTCGAGGATGGGCCTGGGCCGACGGGCTTGCGCTATTGCATCAATTCCGCCGCGCTCAAATTCACCCCGGACAAAGCAAGTGACGAATGA